A portion of the Pseudodesulfovibrio alkaliphilus genome contains these proteins:
- a CDS encoding pentapeptide repeat-containing protein, with protein sequence MTCCKCEELGWNDPQPVVYTDPEDGNEYCLFHAPAEHKGMSVDVFNAQVSERIQAVIDLENEKALCDLSGAIFPGDICFESGSALPNISFEKARFEGHAVFDKACFGKIAMFVEASFGGRAAFYQASFGEYALFDEASFRGGAFFSEASFKGNAYFGRARFCGGAYFDETHLVRVVFFNGASFEGNASFSKASFGGNTSFHEASFMGNADFSSAQFNGPIRFHSIITDDSILRLAYCTVPPSAMTFENCDPTCLDLVDQRDLTHIHFINSSWEKNGRIKACTEDDPGRLQSTRDFYQRMKAKYKAENNEYEASKWHVAEKEAQLKLLGQATKPIRQALKEVGQGAAIKDAWKACRLERNCLSVKTFFAALVMWLSPFFNAAAERLTFRALWLYKYSSGYGEKPFHALFWLAVLVLLPALPVLFPGSMLYYLPLMREYPGSDVCVVTRFLIVIWQLLITAQAALFAFALRNRFRR encoded by the coding sequence ATGACCTGCTGCAAATGCGAAGAGCTCGGATGGAATGATCCGCAACCTGTTGTCTATACTGACCCGGAGGATGGCAACGAATATTGCCTGTTCCATGCCCCGGCAGAGCACAAGGGCATGTCTGTTGATGTATTCAATGCACAGGTGTCCGAACGAATTCAGGCCGTCATCGATCTAGAAAACGAAAAGGCTTTGTGCGACCTGAGCGGAGCCATTTTCCCTGGAGATATTTGTTTTGAATCAGGTAGTGCATTACCTAATATTTCCTTCGAGAAAGCCCGCTTCGAGGGGCACGCAGTTTTTGACAAAGCCTGTTTCGGGAAGATCGCAATGTTTGTCGAAGCCAGCTTTGGAGGGAGAGCAGCTTTCTACCAAGCCAGCTTTGGGGAGTACGCATTGTTCGACGAAGCTAGCTTCAGGGGGGGAGCGTTTTTCAGCGAAGCCAGTTTCAAGGGGAACGCATATTTCGGCAGAGCCCGCTTTTGTGGGGGAGCATATTTCGACGAAACCCATTTGGTGAGGGTCGTATTTTTCAACGGAGCTAGCTTTGAAGGGAACGCATCTTTCAGTAAAGCCAGCTTCGGGGGGAACACCTCTTTCCACGAAGCTAGCTTCATGGGGAACGCAGATTTTTCATCAGCACAGTTCAATGGCCCCATCCGTTTTCATTCAATCATAACAGATGATTCCATCCTCAGACTCGCCTATTGCACTGTACCCCCTTCAGCCATGACCTTCGAGAATTGCGATCCCACCTGCCTTGATCTTGTTGATCAGCGCGACCTCACGCACATTCATTTCATCAACTCTTCGTGGGAGAAGAACGGGCGCATCAAGGCGTGTACTGAAGATGATCCCGGAAGGCTGCAATCAACCCGCGATTTCTACCAGCGGATGAAGGCCAAGTACAAGGCCGAGAACAACGAGTACGAGGCCTCCAAGTGGCATGTTGCGGAGAAAGAGGCGCAGTTGAAGCTGCTCGGCCAGGCGACAAAGCCAATTCGGCAGGCATTGAAGGAGGTCGGGCAGGGGGCTGCGATAAAAGACGCCTGGAAGGCTTGCCGGTTGGAGCGAAATTGTCTTTCGGTGAAGACGTTCTTTGCGGCGCTTGTTATGTGGTTGTCGCCATTTTTCAACGCTGCTGCCGAGAGGCTGACTTTTCGGGCTCTGTGGCTCTACAAGTATTCCAGTGGATATGGCGAGAAGCCATTTCATGCGCTTTTCTGGCTTGCTGTTCTGGTATTGTTGCCAGCGCTGCCAGTCCTCTTCCCTGGCAGCATGCTGTATTACCTGCCGCTCATGCGGGAGTATCCTGGCAGCGATGTCTGCGTGGTCACCCGCTTCCTGATAGTCATTTGGCAGCTCCTCATCACCGCCCAGGCCGCTCTTTTTGCCTTTGCGCTGCGGAATCGCTTCAGACGGTAA
- the cls gene encoding cardiolipin synthase translates to MAVPLPEKTCYPEVMESTDVQFLLTLFSITYTCIELVAIATAVRAVRDTRTPQGSIAWAISLVTFPFITLPLYWIFGRRKFHGYVEAMRVGEKRFREMVRNRHDLPRVRALSARHRPDAPRCSFEHLAGIPFVGGNELELLVDGEATFEAVFKSIESARSYVLLQFFIVRAEGLGTRLRDLLLGKAAQGVQIKFLYDEIGCHDTPADFWRSMSAAGIEVRPFHTRRGRGNRFQLNFRNHRKIVIVDGHTAFVGGHNVGDEYLGLSKKLGHWRDTHLRISGPAVLGVRLSFTKDWYWATRELYVQDLSMPKTVGKADVLTLATGPTDNLEACSLMFIRAINASKKRFWIASPYYVPDSAVTKALQLASMRGVDVRIMLPRKADHLLVYLAGYSSLHDLSSVPGIRVYRYMDGFLHEKVFLADDELAGVGTANLDNRSFRLNFEMTMLVEDRAFCAQVEQMFLADFKRCVETDTDEYARKSVTYQTAVKFARLLSPIL, encoded by the coding sequence ATGGCTGTTCCACTTCCCGAAAAAACCTGCTACCCCGAAGTCATGGAATCCACTGACGTTCAATTCCTGCTTACCCTGTTCAGCATCACCTACACCTGCATCGAGCTGGTGGCCATCGCCACGGCGGTCCGGGCCGTGCGCGACACCCGCACCCCTCAGGGTTCCATTGCCTGGGCCATCTCCCTGGTCACCTTTCCGTTCATCACCTTGCCGCTGTACTGGATATTCGGCCGCAGGAAGTTCCACGGCTATGTGGAGGCCATGCGCGTGGGCGAAAAACGGTTTCGGGAAATGGTCAGAAACCGCCACGACCTGCCTCGGGTCCGGGCGCTCTCGGCCCGGCACAGGCCGGATGCGCCGCGCTGCTCCTTCGAGCATCTGGCGGGCATCCCTTTTGTCGGCGGCAACGAGCTGGAATTGCTGGTGGACGGCGAGGCCACCTTTGAGGCCGTCTTCAAAAGCATCGAATCGGCCCGGTCCTATGTGCTGCTCCAGTTCTTCATCGTCCGGGCCGAAGGCCTGGGAACCCGCCTGCGCGACCTGCTGCTTGGCAAGGCGGCCCAGGGTGTACAAATCAAATTCCTCTACGACGAAATCGGCTGCCACGACACCCCGGCCGACTTCTGGCGCTCCATGAGCGCGGCGGGCATCGAGGTTCGGCCCTTCCATACCAGGCGTGGACGCGGCAACCGCTTCCAGCTCAATTTCCGCAACCACCGCAAGATTGTCATCGTGGACGGCCACACCGCCTTTGTGGGCGGCCACAACGTGGGCGACGAATACCTCGGCCTCTCCAAGAAGCTCGGCCATTGGCGAGACACCCATCTGCGCATCAGCGGCCCGGCCGTGCTCGGCGTGCGCTTAAGCTTCACCAAGGACTGGTATTGGGCCACCCGCGAGCTCTACGTCCAGGATCTCTCCATGCCGAAGACAGTGGGCAAGGCCGACGTGCTGACCCTGGCCACCGGCCCCACCGACAACCTGGAAGCATGCTCCCTGATGTTCATCCGGGCCATCAACGCCTCCAAAAAGCGCTTCTGGATCGCCAGCCCCTACTACGTGCCGGACAGCGCGGTGACCAAGGCCCTGCAACTGGCCTCCATGCGCGGGGTGGACGTGCGTATCATGCTTCCCAGAAAGGCGGACCACCTGCTGGTCTACTTGGCCGGATACTCCAGCCTGCACGACTTGAGCAGCGTGCCCGGCATCCGCGTCTACCGCTACATGGACGGCTTTCTGCACGAGAAGGTCTTTCTGGCCGACGACGAACTGGCCGGGGTGGGCACGGCCAACCTCGACAACCGCTCGTTCCGCCTCAATTTCGAGATGACCATGCTGGTGGAGGACCGCGCCTTCTGCGCCCAGGTGGAGCAGATGTTCCTCGCCGACTTCAAACGCTGCGTGGAAACAGACACCGACGAATACGCCCGCAAGAGCGTGACCTACCAGACCGCCGTCAAGTTCGCCCGGCTGCTGTCGCCGATATTGTGA
- a CDS encoding MATE family efflux transporter, whose protein sequence is MQSARSAHPFVAAPDRTLLRLAVPVLFSLVAEPLTGLADTAFVARLPGSEPVAALGIGTVAFSSIFWAFAFLGIGAQTEVAQALGRGDRGHASKVASLAAFIAACIGLFLALVSMPFLDDFAILLGATGEVAGHSREYMFYRLLGAPAVLVCLTCFGALRGVQDMRTPLLVAVGINALNVLLDWLLVFGVGPVPSLGVAGAAIASTISQYVGAIWVLAAVSTRLGLTRRVRGAGAAKLVRIGGDLFVRTGVLLVFLALCTRVANKAGADEGAAYQAIRQTFIFTAMFLDAFAITGQTLVGYFLGAGKLSQARRVAGRVCLWSLCTGVVLGCAMLAATSGVAWLLVPPSAMAVFGPAWVVVALMQPVGALSFATDGIHWGAGDFRYLRNAMVASSVLCGALIWALELVQPAQVLVVIWWITMLWAALRAGFGLVRIWPGAGRAPLRRGAGY, encoded by the coding sequence ATGCAGTCCGCTCGCAGTGCGCATCCCTTTGTTGCGGCCCCGGACAGGACGCTCCTGCGCCTGGCGGTGCCCGTGCTTTTTTCCCTGGTGGCCGAGCCGCTGACAGGGCTTGCCGACACCGCCTTTGTGGCCCGGCTGCCCGGCTCAGAGCCGGTGGCCGCTCTGGGTATCGGCACCGTGGCTTTCTCTTCCATCTTCTGGGCCTTCGCCTTTCTCGGCATCGGTGCCCAGACCGAAGTGGCCCAGGCCCTTGGGCGCGGCGATCGAGGCCATGCGTCCAAGGTGGCCTCACTGGCCGCCTTCATCGCTGCATGTATCGGCTTGTTTCTGGCGCTTGTTTCCATGCCCTTCCTCGACGACTTCGCTATTCTGCTCGGGGCAACGGGCGAAGTGGCGGGGCATTCCCGCGAGTACATGTTTTACCGACTGCTGGGTGCGCCCGCCGTGCTGGTGTGTCTGACATGCTTCGGCGCATTGCGCGGGGTGCAGGACATGCGTACGCCGCTGCTTGTGGCTGTGGGAATCAACGCGCTTAACGTGCTGCTCGACTGGCTGCTGGTCTTTGGCGTCGGGCCGGTGCCGTCCCTGGGCGTGGCCGGGGCGGCCATCGCCAGCACCATCAGTCAGTATGTCGGAGCCATCTGGGTTCTGGCCGCCGTTTCGACCCGGCTGGGGCTGACGCGCCGGGTGCGGGGCGCTGGCGCGGCCAAGCTGGTGCGCATAGGCGGCGACCTCTTTGTGCGTACCGGCGTGTTGCTGGTCTTTCTGGCCCTGTGCACCCGGGTGGCCAACAAGGCCGGGGCCGACGAGGGGGCGGCCTATCAGGCCATCCGCCAGACCTTCATCTTCACGGCCATGTTTCTCGACGCCTTTGCCATCACCGGCCAAACCCTGGTCGGATATTTCCTCGGTGCGGGCAAGCTGAGTCAGGCCCGCCGTGTGGCCGGGCGGGTCTGCCTGTGGAGTCTTTGTACTGGCGTGGTCCTTGGTTGCGCCATGCTCGCTGCCACGTCGGGAGTGGCCTGGCTGCTGGTCCCGCCCTCTGCCATGGCCGTGTTCGGTCCGGCCTGGGTCGTGGTCGCCCTGATGCAGCCCGTGGGCGCTCTCTCCTTTGCCACAGACGGCATCCACTGGGGAGCAGGGGATTTTCGCTACCTCAGGAACGCTATGGTGGCGTCCTCGGTTCTTTGCGGGGCGTTGATCTGGGCGCTGGAGCTGGTGCAGCCCGCCCAGGTGCTGGTGGTCATCTGGTGGATTACGATGCTGTGGGCCGCTTTGCGGGCAGGGTTCGGTCTGGTGCGGATCTGGCCCGGTGCCGGGCGGGCTCCGCTGCGGCGCGGTGCGGGATATTGA
- a CDS encoding Hpt domain-containing protein, whose product MTEQIISPGFLKSMSGKTAFLKRMFTVFIAQEPKRVAEIRNALESSDVERLRHLAHALKGGAATMGVERVRDCCLMLEKASKAEDMISAKAHLDELEKEMRNAYAFMFNFLAER is encoded by the coding sequence ATGACGGAGCAAATCATCAGCCCCGGCTTCCTCAAATCCATGTCCGGCAAAACCGCCTTTCTCAAGCGCATGTTCACGGTATTCATCGCCCAGGAACCCAAACGGGTGGCCGAGATCAGAAACGCCCTGGAATCGAGCGATGTGGAACGGCTGCGCCATCTGGCCCACGCCCTCAAGGGCGGCGCGGCCACCATGGGCGTGGAGCGCGTCCGCGACTGTTGTTTGATGCTGGAAAAGGCCTCAAAGGCCGAAGACATGATAAGCGCCAAGGCGCACCTGGACGAACTTGAAAAGGAAATGCGCAACGCCTACGCCTTCATGTTCAATTTTTTGGCCGAACGCTGA
- a CDS encoding RtcB family protein has product MTLHGLARHGEFEWHLPMTSGMRVPAIVFGSLELVRAMDDKTLTQLRNVACLPGIVRAAMAMPDAHSGYGFPIGGVAAFDPAHGGVVSMGGVGFDISCGVRTLLTGLTRDHILARREELADALFRAVPSGVGRGGTIILEGEDLAAMLEGGAVWAVGRGYGQPADLGRIEDGGRMPGAVPGHVSPHAGKRIRDQLGSLGSGNHYLEVQWVEKILDPARSAAFALKEGDVVVSIHCGSRGLGHQIGQDFIDELAPGGKARRKGKNAAPNPYLPVPDREMVCAPIDSEPGRRYLGAMRSGINCALANRQVITHLVREVFADIFPTARLDLLYDVSHNTCRAESHRVDGKEKTLFVHRKGATRALGPGHPDLPAALRGAGQPVLVGGSMGTASYILAGTTEGEARSFSSACHGAGRVLSRTEARRRFVGRDLMESLRHQGVFVRTMSSRGIAEEAPGAYKDIDEVTSSAAGAGLAAPVARTLPLVCVKG; this is encoded by the coding sequence ATGACATTGCACGGCCTGGCCCGACACGGCGAGTTCGAGTGGCATCTGCCCATGACCAGCGGGATGCGCGTCCCGGCCATTGTCTTCGGCAGCCTTGAGCTGGTGCGGGCCATGGACGACAAGACCCTGACCCAACTGCGTAACGTGGCCTGTCTGCCGGGCATCGTGCGGGCGGCCATGGCCATGCCCGACGCCCACTCCGGCTACGGTTTCCCCATCGGCGGGGTGGCCGCCTTTGATCCGGCGCACGGCGGCGTGGTCTCCATGGGCGGCGTCGGGTTCGATATCTCCTGCGGGGTACGCACCCTGCTCACCGGCCTGACCCGCGACCACATCCTGGCCCGGCGCGAGGAACTGGCCGACGCCCTTTTCCGTGCCGTACCCTCCGGGGTGGGCCGGGGCGGAACCATCATCCTTGAAGGCGAAGACCTCGCGGCCATGCTTGAAGGCGGCGCGGTGTGGGCCGTAGGCCGGGGCTACGGCCAGCCCGCGGACCTTGGCCGCATCGAGGACGGCGGCCGCATGCCGGGAGCCGTGCCCGGTCACGTTTCGCCCCACGCCGGGAAACGCATACGCGATCAACTCGGCTCACTGGGCTCCGGCAACCATTATCTAGAGGTGCAATGGGTTGAAAAGATCCTCGACCCGGCCCGGAGCGCTGCCTTTGCCCTGAAGGAGGGAGATGTCGTGGTCTCCATCCACTGCGGCTCCCGAGGGCTGGGGCATCAGATCGGCCAGGACTTCATCGACGAGCTGGCCCCAGGCGGCAAGGCCCGGCGCAAGGGCAAGAACGCTGCTCCCAACCCGTATCTTCCGGTGCCCGACCGCGAGATGGTCTGTGCGCCCATAGACTCGGAGCCGGGCCGCCGCTATCTCGGCGCCATGCGCTCTGGCATCAACTGCGCCCTGGCCAACCGGCAGGTCATCACCCACCTCGTGCGCGAGGTCTTTGCCGACATCTTTCCAACCGCCCGGCTTGATCTGCTCTATGACGTGTCCCACAACACCTGCAGGGCCGAGAGCCACAGGGTGGACGGCAAGGAGAAAACCCTGTTCGTGCATCGCAAAGGGGCCACCCGGGCTCTCGGCCCGGGCCACCCCGACCTTCCCGCCGCCCTGCGCGGTGCAGGTCAGCCGGTGCTGGTCGGCGGGTCCATGGGCACTGCCTCCTATATCCTTGCCGGAACGACTGAAGGCGAGGCCAGGAGCTTTTCCTCGGCCTGCCACGGCGCAGGCCGGGTCTTGAGCCGCACCGAGGCCCGACGGCGCTTTGTCGGCCGCGATCTGATGGAAAGTCTGCGCCATCAGGGTGTGTTTGTCCGCACAATGTCGAGCCGGGGTATTGCCGAAGAGGCGCCGGGAGCGTACAAGGATATAGATGAAGTCACATCCAGTGCCGCCGGAGCGGGACTGGCCGCACCCGTGGCCAGGACACTCCCTCTGGTGTGCGTGAAGGGGTAA
- the rsgA gene encoding ribosome small subunit-dependent GTPase A produces MNRIGWSSFFHNQLETLGYDLKDIARVTSVRRGCFLVSQGMEEILVTASGALAHRQGPYPVAGDWVVLNNSVLSAVLPRRNTLARGAAGARGKLNGAARREQVMAANLDTVLIVCGLDQDFNPARMERYLTLVHNCGLRPAIVLTKADIHPSPADCKAEAETVAIGVPIHLVSALDPSGPVELEPYIAPGNTIALIGSSGAGKSTLVNRLAGQAVRSAGEVSQSDGKGRHTTTSRDMFFMPQGGMVIDNPGIREIAFWDDQGGVDAAFPDIERLARDCRFSDCSHAHEPGCRVLSAVEGGELHPERLASWKKMRQELEYAAQRQTKTSGRIEKERWKEVATLVKTIKKGRKHGGR; encoded by the coding sequence ATGAACCGAATCGGCTGGAGTTCTTTCTTTCATAACCAGCTTGAAACATTGGGCTACGACCTTAAGGACATAGCGCGTGTAACCAGTGTCAGGCGAGGGTGCTTTCTTGTCAGCCAAGGCATGGAGGAGATACTTGTCACTGCATCGGGCGCTCTGGCCCATCGGCAAGGCCCATATCCCGTTGCCGGGGATTGGGTTGTGCTCAACAACTCTGTCCTCAGCGCGGTGCTCCCGCGCAGGAACACCCTTGCACGGGGGGCGGCCGGGGCTCGTGGCAAACTCAACGGGGCAGCCAGGCGCGAGCAGGTGATGGCCGCCAACCTGGACACGGTGCTGATTGTCTGCGGCCTGGACCAGGACTTCAACCCGGCGCGCATGGAACGCTACCTTACCCTGGTCCACAATTGCGGACTCAGACCAGCCATTGTTCTGACCAAGGCCGACATCCATCCCTCCCCGGCCGACTGCAAGGCCGAAGCAGAGACCGTGGCCATAGGCGTGCCAATCCATCTGGTTTCGGCTCTGGACCCTTCCGGCCCGGTAGAACTCGAACCATACATCGCTCCCGGAAACACCATAGCCCTGATTGGCTCTTCCGGGGCGGGCAAATCCACCTTGGTCAACCGGCTCGCCGGCCAAGCGGTACGATCGGCCGGGGAGGTAAGCCAAAGCGACGGCAAGGGCAGACACACAACAACTTCCCGAGACATGTTTTTCATGCCCCAGGGAGGCATGGTCATCGACAATCCCGGCATTCGCGAAATAGCCTTCTGGGACGATCAGGGAGGCGTGGACGCGGCCTTCCCGGACATCGAACGCCTGGCACGGGACTGCCGCTTTTCGGACTGTTCCCACGCCCATGAGCCGGGATGCAGGGTCTTATCGGCAGTGGAAGGGGGAGAGCTGCATCCTGAGCGGTTAGCCAGCTGGAAGAAAATGCGGCAGGAACTGGAGTATGCTGCACAGCGCCAGACCAAAACCTCCGGGCGTATCGAAAAGGAGCGCTGGAAGGAAGTCGCCACCCTGGTTAAAACCATCAAAAAAGGAAGAAAGCACGGCGGCAGGTAA
- a CDS encoding ACT domain-containing protein, producing MKVDQLSIFLENRAGRLAEVTRLLSEAGVNIRALSLADTSDFGILRLIVSDFETAKATLKENGFTVGRTSVVAVEVVDQPGGLHEILSMLQEDGINVEYMYAFVTQNGDRAVLIFRFDRTDQGIELLQKNGINVIGGDKLYDL from the coding sequence ATGAAAGTAGATCAACTTTCCATATTTCTTGAAAACCGCGCCGGCCGTCTGGCCGAGGTCACCCGCCTTCTGAGTGAGGCGGGCGTCAACATTCGCGCCCTGTCACTGGCCGACACCTCGGATTTCGGCATCCTGCGCCTCATCGTCTCGGACTTCGAGACAGCCAAGGCCACGCTCAAGGAAAACGGCTTCACCGTGGGCCGCACCTCAGTGGTGGCGGTGGAGGTCGTCGACCAACCGGGCGGACTGCACGAAATCCTCAGCATGCTCCAGGAGGACGGCATCAACGTGGAATACATGTACGCCTTTGTCACCCAAAACGGCGACAGGGCCGTACTTATCTTCCGCTTCGACCGAACAGACCAGGGCATCGAGCTGCTGCAAAAGAACGGCATCAACGTCATTGGCGGCGACAAGCTCTACGACCTCTGA
- a CDS encoding phenylacetate--CoA ligase family protein — protein sequence MIFDVKYETLPREDMERLQLKRLQALCERVYANVPFYKKKFDERGLKPSDIRTLADVRLLPFTEKQDLRNHYPFGMFAVNRDQIVRIHSSSGTTGKATVVGYTKRDLKTWGQLMARSFVAAGATPKDMIHNAYGYGLFTGGLGAHFGGEALGAAVVPVSGGATRRQVMLLKDFESDVICCTPSYALFLAESASEMGIDIRRLPLRIGIFGAEPWTEEMRRDIEAKLGIKAIDIYGLSEIMGPGVAIECEDAQDGLHIQEDHFLAETIDPDSGEVLPAGQEGELVFTTLTKEGIPLIRYRTRDLTRLNTTPCRCGRTTARMRRVTGRSDDMLIIRGVNVFPSQIESILIETEGLTPHYQLIIERQGNMDTLEVQVEVNESMFSDEIKNLQRVESKVTKNIKEFLGVTARVKLVEPKTIARSEGKAKRIIDKRNEA from the coding sequence ATGATTTTCGACGTAAAATATGAAACCCTTCCCCGCGAGGATATGGAGCGGCTTCAGCTCAAACGGCTTCAGGCATTGTGCGAGCGCGTCTATGCCAACGTCCCTTTCTACAAGAAAAAATTCGACGAAAGAGGACTCAAGCCTTCTGACATCCGCACCCTGGCGGATGTCCGGCTGCTGCCTTTCACGGAAAAGCAGGATCTGCGCAACCACTATCCCTTCGGCATGTTCGCGGTCAACCGCGACCAGATCGTGCGTATCCACTCCTCCTCCGGCACCACGGGCAAGGCCACGGTGGTAGGCTACACCAAGCGCGATCTCAAGACTTGGGGCCAGCTTATGGCTCGCTCTTTCGTGGCCGCGGGAGCCACGCCCAAGGACATGATCCACAACGCTTACGGCTACGGCCTCTTTACCGGCGGTCTGGGCGCCCACTTCGGCGGCGAGGCCCTGGGCGCGGCTGTGGTGCCCGTCTCCGGCGGGGCCACCCGCAGACAGGTCATGCTGCTCAAGGATTTCGAGTCCGACGTGATCTGCTGTACTCCCTCCTATGCCCTGTTCCTGGCCGAAAGCGCTTCAGAAATGGGCATCGACATCCGCAGACTGCCCCTGCGTATCGGCATTTTCGGAGCCGAGCCCTGGACCGAGGAGATGCGGCGAGACATCGAGGCCAAGCTCGGCATCAAGGCCATAGATATTTACGGCCTGTCCGAGATCATGGGGCCCGGCGTGGCCATCGAATGCGAGGACGCCCAGGACGGGCTGCACATCCAGGAGGACCATTTCCTGGCCGAGACCATCGACCCTGACTCGGGCGAGGTGCTTCCCGCGGGCCAGGAGGGCGAGCTGGTCTTCACTACGCTGACCAAGGAAGGCATCCCTCTCATCCGCTACCGCACCCGCGACCTGACGCGACTCAACACCACCCCCTGCCGGTGTGGCCGGACCACGGCCCGCATGCGCCGAGTCACCGGCCGCAGCGACGACATGCTCATCATCCGGGGCGTCAATGTGTTCCCGTCCCAGATCGAATCCATCCTCATCGAAACAGAAGGGCTGACACCCCACTACCAGCTCATCATCGAACGCCAGGGCAACATGGACACCCTGGAGGTTCAGGTGGAGGTCAACGAATCCATGTTCTCGGATGAGATTAAGAATTTACAACGCGTGGAATCAAAGGTAACCAAGAACATCAAGGAATTCCTCGGCGTCACTGCCAGAGTCAAGCTGGTCGAACCCAAGACCATCGCCCGCTCCGAGGGCAAGGCCAAGCGCATCATCGACAAGAGGAACGAAGCCTAA
- a CDS encoding nitroreductase family protein, whose product MDFKELVAASRTRRIFDESRPVGCRALEGLVDLARLTPSGRNLQPLKYVVVADGGLCDAMFPLLGWAGYFKDWPGPGPGERPTGYIVILLDRTIADSPGCDHGIAAQTIMLGAADMALGGCIIGTVNRSKLMKLLGLAETFEILLVLALGVPAEEVAVEPLPPDGKIEYWRGTDGRHHVPKRSLDELIVGRHFGDASES is encoded by the coding sequence ATGGATTTCAAGGAACTGGTGGCCGCAAGCCGTACCCGGCGCATTTTTGACGAGTCAAGGCCTGTGGGGTGCCGTGCCCTGGAAGGGCTGGTGGATTTGGCCCGCCTGACACCTTCGGGAAGAAACCTGCAGCCGCTGAAATATGTGGTGGTGGCGGACGGGGGGCTGTGCGACGCGATGTTTCCGCTGCTTGGTTGGGCCGGATATTTCAAGGACTGGCCCGGGCCGGGGCCGGGCGAGCGTCCCACTGGCTATATCGTCATCCTGCTTGACAGGACAATCGCCGATTCGCCCGGATGCGATCACGGCATCGCGGCTCAGACCATCATGCTCGGTGCCGCGGACATGGCTCTTGGCGGCTGCATCATCGGCACCGTCAATCGCAGCAAGCTGATGAAGCTCCTCGGTCTGGCCGAGACATTCGAGATACTTCTGGTGCTGGCCTTGGGCGTCCCTGCCGAGGAGGTGGCGGTGGAGCCCCTTCCCCCGGACGGAAAAATCGAGTATTGGCGCGGCACAGACGGCAGGCATCATGTGCCAAAACGCAGCCTCGACGAGTTGATCGTCGGCCGTCATTTCGGCGACGCCTCGGAGTCGTGA
- the rsfS gene encoding ribosome silencing factor has product MVTVDKARLLAGWLDEKQGTDIVIMDVSGLSSVTDATIVVSARGMKHAQALADALLARAAENSLEFLGMEGYQSGEWVLVDLNDVLIHIFQAESREFYNIEGMWSEAPRIASNA; this is encoded by the coding sequence ATGGTCACAGTCGACAAGGCCAGACTCCTGGCCGGGTGGCTTGATGAGAAGCAGGGGACGGACATCGTCATCATGGATGTGAGCGGGCTCAGTTCGGTCACGGACGCGACCATTGTGGTCTCGGCCCGGGGAATGAAGCATGCCCAGGCCTTGGCTGACGCCCTGCTGGCCCGTGCAGCAGAGAACTCCCTCGAGTTCCTGGGCATGGAGGGCTATCAGTCGGGTGAATGGGTTCTGGTGGACTTGAACGACGTGCTCATTCACATCTTCCAGGCCGAGTCGCGTGAGTTCTACAATATTGAGGGCATGTGGTCCGAGGCCCCCAGGATCGCCAGCAACGCCTAG